A genomic stretch from Sander vitreus isolate 19-12246 chromosome 17, sanVit1, whole genome shotgun sequence includes:
- the ly6pge gene encoding lymphocyte antigen 6 family member pge: MRAVQYCPLLLFSLVLLATNSKALRCYTCMGSNNADCNRQGSKSCPSYSDACAVVVGHDSGVMKSCSYKSFCSQANSQGYRAPGVRVYCCYGDDCNVTSFASLLPGPNYLLLFLPLFFHCFFK; encoded by the exons ATGAGAGCTGTCCAGTACTGTCCGCTGCTCCTGTTTTCCCTAGTCCTGCTAGCAACCAACA GTAAAGCTCTGCGATGTTATACCTGTATGGGCTCCAATAACGCTGACTGCAACCGGCAAGGCTCCAAATCTTGTCCCAGCTACTCTGATGCCTGCGCTGTGGTGGTGGGCCATGACA GTGGGGTGATGAAGTCGTGCTCCTACAAGTCTTTCTGTAGTCAGGCCAACAGCCAGGGCTACAGAGCACCAGGTGTCAGAGTTTACTGCTGCTACGGTGATGACTGCAATGTGACCAGCTTTGCCTCACTGCTGCCAGGACCTAACTATCTGCTGCTGTTTCTGCCTCTGTTCTTCCACTGCTTCTTCAAGTAA